The Stigmatella erecta nucleotide sequence CCTCGTCGACGACTTCAAGAAGTACGGGACGTGGACGTTCGACGGAGACACGTTGAAGTTGGAGTTCACCCGGGAGACGAAGCAGCTCGGCGTGGGGGCGTTCATCGATCCTCCCGAGAGCCAGGAGGGTGTGCGCCTGTACCAGAAGACCGAGCCTTCCGAGGAACAGCTGGCGGAATCACGGGAGTTCTCCTGGCGCGAGATCCTGGAGGACATGAAGGGGAATTCCCCCAGCTTCACGCCGAGGCGAGGCGTGCCCACGTGCCAGTGAGCGCGGGTGGGTACTGGGTGGGAGTCGCCCGGAAGCGAGTGGCTCGCCGGATGCGCCAGGCGGGCCTGCGTGGACGCGCACGGCATCGCTTTGTACCTACCACCGACTCGGCCCACCGCCACCCGGTGGCGCCCCACACCCTGGAAAGGAACTTCCATCCCGGCCAGCCCCACCGCACGTGAGGGGGACATCACTTATGTCTGGACAGACGAGGGCGGGTTGTACCAGGTGGTGCTGCTGGACCTCTTCAGCCGCAAGACGGGGTAGATCAGTTCTGTTCTGGAGGATGCTGTTGCGTGCACGAGTACGATTTGATCGCGGACTGGTATGCATCTCAACGTCAAGGCCACATGGGCGTTCCAGAGGTGACCGCGCTCGCGGCCTCACTTCCGGCCGGTGCCTCAGTGCTTGACGTCGGCTGCGGCACGGGGCTACCGCTGACGCGGGTTCTGCTGGAGCACGGCTGCCACGTGATGGGTGTAGATAGCTCCCGCGAGCTGCTGGCACGATTTCAAGCGAACTTCCCCCACGTGCCGGTGATCTGTGCACCCATCCAGTCGTGTGAGCTTCAGGCGCGGACGTTCGACGCCGCGATCGCGTGGGGTGTCCTGTTCCACCTGCGCCACGAAGAGCAGGAACAGGCGATCGCCAATATCGCGAGGACATTGAAACCTGGCGCCGTGTTCCTCTTCACCTCGGGCGACGCCCACGGCTCCATCGACGGCGAGCCGATGAATGGCGTGCCGTTCCGCTATCACTCGTACAGCGTCGACGGATATCGCGACCTGCTGCGCGCGTACGGGCTCACGCTGGAAGCGACGCACACGGACCCAGGCGAGAACGTCTACTTCCTGTCGCGCAAGACTGGATAAAGCGGCTTCTCCCGAGCCGCGACATACTGGCCCGAGGCGTTCCTGATGGTGCTGTTCTGGGCTTGGCTTCCAGTCGCGCTTTTCCCTGGTGGCCGCTGCCTTAGCTCATCCCAAGTTGCTGATGGCTCAGCTCGCCACGGCACGCTGCCCGGCCCCCGGTTTCTGACGGAGTGGGCCTGGAGTGGCGCGTGCCGTGACTCGGCTCTGATGCGGGGCAGGCCGCCTAGCTCGACCGCGCATAGCGGCCCGGAGACTGGCCCACATGTCGACTGAACGCCGTGGTGAAGGTGCTCGCCGAGCTGTACCCGACGCGCTCGGCGATCTCTGTGATGGCGAGTTCCCGGCGGCGAAGCAGCCCCCTCGCAACGGCCATCCGCCAGCCCAGCAGGTACTCCATCGGGGGCAGACCCACGGTGCGCGTGAAGCGGTCGAAAAAAGCCGAGCGCGAGAGGGCCGCGCTCTTCGCGAGCTGCGCCACCGTCCACGGCCGCGTGAGGTGCCCGTGCATCTGCCGTATCGCGGGGGCAAGCCGCGCATCTGCCAGGCCGCGCAGGAGCCCTGGAGGCGCGTTGTCGCCCGGTGTCGAGCGCAGCGCCTCGATGAGCAGTAGCTCCACGAGACGCGTGAGCACGAGGTCGCGGCCCGAGCGCTGATCGCCCGCCTCGTCGCGGACGAGTTGTACCAACGCGGGGAGCCGCTCCACGCCGCGCACATGCACAAGAGCCGGAAGCAACGACACCAGCAGGGCCGCGTCAGGCGAGTCGAAGACGAAGTAACCGCCGAGCATGCGCACGTCGGGACGGCCGCCACGCGTGCCGTAACGCACCTCCCCTTTCGGAGAAGGCGTCGCCTTGGCGTCGATGCGCTCGGGTACCACTGGCTCGAAGCCGGACATGGTGAAGCCCGGCGTCGCCGGCAGAAGCACGAAATCGCCCGCTTGGAGCGTGAGGGCGGGCTGGCCGTCGACAGCAAGCCGGCAGCTTCCTTCGAGCACGGCACTGAAACTCGGCTGGCCGAAGTCCGAGTAGCGAACCCCCCAGCGGCCTGCTCCGCTGATGCCCTTCGAGAAGACGGCGCGTGGTTGAAGCAGGGCGATGATTTCCGAGAGCGGGTCGGTCACGGCCGGACTCTAACAAAAGAAATATGGACCATGCATGGTGGAGCGTCCTGCCGGCCGCAAGTACCTTGGGACCATCAACGCCGCGCGAATCGCGGCAGGGAGTCGACATGAGGGCGACGTACGGATTCCGGGCAACAGTGACTGCTCTTCCGGGAAGAGGCGATGAACGGGTGGCCCTGTTGCTCACCGCGGTGAGTGGCACAGGCCCCGTCACCAACGAGGACTGCGTCCTCTATCTCGTGGGGCGCTCCACGAGCCATCCGGACGTCGTCCACGTCACGGAGGGGGGGGCCACGAAGGAGGCGCACGCCGCGAACTTCGCGAGCCCACGGGTCCAGGCACTTCTCGCCGGGCTCGCCCCGCTCGTCATTGGCGAGGCTCGGTATCAGGACGAAGTGCCCGCCGGCGGCAAGCTCACCGCGGGAAGGTTGTCATGAAG carries:
- a CDS encoding class I SAM-dependent DNA methyltransferase produces the protein MHEYDLIADWYASQRQGHMGVPEVTALAASLPAGASVLDVGCGTGLPLTRVLLEHGCHVMGVDSSRELLARFQANFPHVPVICAPIQSCELQARTFDAAIAWGVLFHLRHEEQEQAIANIARTLKPGAVFLFTSGDAHGSIDGEPMNGVPFRYHSYSVDGYRDLLRAYGLTLEATHTDPGENVYFLSRKTG
- a CDS encoding AraC family transcriptional regulator, yielding MTDPLSEIIALLQPRAVFSKGISGAGRWGVRYSDFGQPSFSAVLEGSCRLAVDGQPALTLQAGDFVLLPATPGFTMSGFEPVVPERIDAKATPSPKGEVRYGTRGGRPDVRMLGGYFVFDSPDAALLVSLLPALVHVRGVERLPALVQLVRDEAGDQRSGRDLVLTRLVELLLIEALRSTPGDNAPPGLLRGLADARLAPAIRQMHGHLTRPWTVAQLAKSAALSRSAFFDRFTRTVGLPPMEYLLGWRMAVARGLLRRRELAITEIAERVGYSSASTFTTAFSRHVGQSPGRYARSS
- a CDS encoding putative quinol monooxygenase, whose amino-acid sequence is MALLLTAVSGTGPVTNEDCVLYLVGRSTSHPDVVHVTEGGATKEAHAANFASPRVQALLAGLAPLVIGEARYQDEVPAGGKLTAGRLS